A stretch of bacterium DNA encodes these proteins:
- the ruvA gene encoding Holliday junction branch migration protein RuvA, producing MIGFLEGVVRAHHLGSLILLINGVGYKVAVTKEALLKYSPGKEAALFVHTVVREEALDLYGFETSDELRFFEMLLTVSGVGPKSALAILDIASTETLRTAIARGNSEYLTKVSGIGRKTAEKIVIELREKVGASSEESSQALKGDEEALEAMRALGYSQNEARDALRKVSHEITGGTARLREALKILGGA from the coding sequence ATGATCGGCTTTCTCGAAGGGGTTGTCCGGGCGCATCACTTGGGCAGCCTTATCCTCCTTATTAATGGAGTCGGTTATAAGGTGGCCGTCACCAAGGAAGCCCTCCTTAAGTACTCCCCCGGCAAGGAGGCAGCCCTCTTCGTCCACACGGTCGTCCGCGAGGAAGCGCTCGATCTCTATGGCTTCGAGACGAGCGACGAACTACGCTTCTTCGAGATGCTCCTCACGGTTTCCGGCGTCGGCCCGAAGTCCGCACTTGCCATCCTCGACATCGCGTCGACGGAAACGCTGCGCACGGCGATCGCACGAGGAAATTCCGAGTACCTCACGAAAGTCTCCGGCATCGGCCGCAAGACCGCCGAGAAGATCGTCATCGAACTGCGCGAGAAAGTCGGCGCATCCAGCGAAGAAAGTTCGCAGGCCCTGAAGGGTGATGAGGAAGCGCTCGAAGCGATGCGTGCGCTCGGCTATTCTCAGAACGAAGCGCGCGATGCGTTGCGCAAAGTTTCCCACGAGATAACGGGGGGCACCGCGCGACTGCGCGAAGCGTTAAAGATCCTCGGCGGCGCTTGA
- the tsaE gene encoding tRNA (adenosine(37)-N6)-threonylcarbamoyltransferase complex ATPase subunit type 1 TsaE, translating to MATEATAFVEGLLPSDSATLVALSGDLGAGKTTFVQGVAAALGVTEHVTSPTFVIMKIYDLAGQKFDRLVHMDAYRLKGDQHLRALGWNELLRDPKNLIIVEWPEKIEGGIPASARPITFRYSGDDSREIVYG from the coding sequence ATGGCAACGGAAGCGACGGCGTTCGTCGAGGGGCTTTTGCCATCAGATTCGGCGACGCTTGTCGCCCTTTCGGGGGATTTAGGGGCGGGAAAGACGACGTTCGTCCAAGGCGTAGCAGCGGCGCTTGGGGTGACGGAGCATGTAACCAGTCCGACCTTCGTCATCATGAAAATCTACGACCTCGCGGGTCAGAAATTTGATCGGCTCGTGCATATGGACGCGTATCGCCTGAAAGGGGACCAGCACCTGAGGGCGCTCGGCTGGAATGAGCTGCTGCGTGATCCGAAAAATCTCATCATCGTCGAGTGGCCGGAGAAGATCGAGGGAGGAATTCCGGCAAGCGCGCGACCCATCACCTTTCGGTATAGTGGAGATGACTCCCGCGAAATAGTGTATGGCTAA
- a CDS encoding 30S ribosomal protein S20 encodes MANTSSAKKAHRVELRRRVFNARRAKAMKDAVKELMKSKDVKVLSKAQQAIDKAAKRGLIKKNTASRMKARLARQVATK; translated from the coding sequence ATGGCAAACACATCGTCAGCTAAGAAAGCCCACCGCGTCGAGCTCCGCCGCCGCGTGTTCAACGCGCGCCGCGCGAAGGCTATGAAGGATGCAGTGAAGGAGCTGATGAAGTCCAAGGACGTCAAAGTCCTCTCCAAGGCGCAGCAGGCGATCGATAAGGCAGCAAAGCGCGGCCTGATCAAGAAGAACACCGCCTCGCGTATGAAGGCTCGCCTCGCACGCCAGGTGGCGACGAAATAG
- the murE gene encoding UDP-N-acetylmuramyl-tripeptide synthetase translates to MLTSLKNSVPAPIRTAYHFVMSFLSALLSGFPSRRIIVVGVTGTKGKSSTLEYLNAIYEAAGWKTALLGTIRTKIGDKSKPNRSRMTMPGRFAIQNFLKNAADNGCRIAFIEMTSEGARQYRHRFIELDALLFINLAPEHVESHGSFAAYSDAKFELGKQLARSKKRPRYMVANADDPESGRYLTLAVEHLLPFSLAHAQPWKAGEDGGTFTFDNLTMQINLPGEFSLKNALAAAMLAHAMEIPTQSIARGLSALTTIAGRAEEIDEGQSFTVVVDYAHTPDSLRAIYDAYPTRRKVCVLGSTGGGRDTWKRAVMGSVAEEKCDAIILTNEDPYDEDPQSIVNMIASGIKAKTPEIIMNRRDAINRALSLARASDVVLITGKGTDPTMQGPRGTSVKWNDAQVTREEIRTLLGK, encoded by the coding sequence ATGCTCACTTCTCTCAAGAACTCAGTACCCGCTCCGATACGCACGGCGTATCACTTCGTGATGTCGTTTCTCTCCGCGCTTCTGAGTGGCTTCCCTTCTCGTCGCATCATCGTTGTTGGAGTCACCGGCACCAAGGGAAAATCTTCAACGCTCGAATACCTCAACGCCATTTATGAAGCCGCGGGATGGAAGACGGCACTTCTTGGCACCATTCGCACCAAGATTGGCGACAAATCAAAACCAAACCGCTCTCGCATGACGATGCCGGGCCGATTCGCGATCCAGAATTTCCTCAAGAACGCAGCCGACAACGGATGCCGCATCGCATTCATCGAGATGACGTCCGAAGGGGCACGCCAGTATCGCCATCGATTCATCGAGCTCGACGCGCTTCTTTTCATCAACCTCGCCCCTGAACACGTCGAATCTCACGGCTCTTTTGCCGCATATTCGGATGCGAAATTCGAACTCGGCAAACAATTGGCACGCTCAAAGAAGCGTCCGCGCTACATGGTCGCCAACGCCGATGATCCAGAGAGCGGTCGCTATCTTACGCTCGCCGTCGAACACCTTCTCCCCTTCTCGCTCGCACATGCGCAGCCATGGAAGGCCGGAGAAGATGGCGGCACATTCACCTTCGACAATCTGACGATGCAGATCAATCTGCCCGGAGAATTCTCCCTGAAGAATGCACTCGCTGCCGCGATGCTCGCGCACGCAATGGAAATACCCACGCAATCGATCGCTCGCGGGCTCTCGGCACTTACAACCATTGCCGGCCGCGCGGAAGAGATCGATGAAGGCCAATCATTCACGGTCGTCGTCGATTATGCGCACACGCCGGACTCGTTGCGCGCGATTTATGACGCCTATCCGACACGCCGCAAAGTATGCGTCCTCGGTTCGACCGGTGGCGGTCGCGACACCTGGAAGCGCGCGGTCATGGGCTCTGTCGCCGAAGAGAAATGCGACGCAATCATCCTCACCAATGAAGACCCGTATGACGAGGATCCGCAATCGATCGTGAATATGATCGCGAGCGGCATCAAGGCGAAGACGCCCGAGATCATCATGAATCGTCGCGATGCGATCAATCGCGCGCTCTCCCTCGCCCGCGCAAGCGATGTCGTGCTCATTACCGGGAAAGGCACCGATCCCACCATGCAGGGGCCGCGCGGCACGAGCGTGAAGTGGAATGACGCACAAGTCACTCGCGAAGAAATCCGCACGTTGCTCGGAAAGTAA
- a CDS encoding RNA methyltransferase encodes MRAVLLHNVRSSHNVGSIFRTSDAAGVSQVYLTGYTPTPLDRFKRPNKEIAKTALGAESFIPWEQHTSPMRLIRRLRSEGWHIVGVEQDARAVDFRTFKAVEKTLYIFGNEVRGVSKSLRDACDSLIEIPMRGKKESLNVAVTAGIVLFGTN; translated from the coding sequence ATGAGGGCTGTGCTTTTACATAACGTCCGGAGTTCGCATAACGTGGGCTCCATCTTCCGCACCTCCGATGCTGCGGGAGTCTCGCAGGTATATCTCACAGGATATACACCCACGCCACTCGATCGGTTCAAGCGACCGAATAAAGAGATCGCGAAGACCGCACTTGGTGCTGAAAGTTTTATTCCGTGGGAACAACACACATCTCCGATGCGACTCATTCGTCGATTGCGCAGCGAGGGTTGGCATATCGTTGGTGTCGAACAGGATGCCCGTGCTGTTGATTTTCGTACATTTAAAGCAGTGGAGAAGACGCTCTACATCTTCGGCAATGAGGTGCGCGGGGTATCCAAATCGCTGCGCGATGCGTGCGATTCTCTTATTGAGATACCGATGCGAGGGAAGAAGGAGTCCCTTAATGTTGCCGTGACTGCCGGGATCGTGCTTTTCGGGACTAATTAG